A single region of the Bos mutus isolate GX-2022 chromosome 17, NWIPB_WYAK_1.1, whole genome shotgun sequence genome encodes:
- the COMT gene encoding catechol O-methyltransferase, producing the protein MLEAPSLLLVAGGVGLALLALRWLATTDLQFFGWAFIGWNEFIMKPIRNLLMGSSKEQRILQHVLQHAVAGDPQSVVAAIDSYSLEKEWAMHVGEKKGQIVDRVLREQQPSVLLELGAYCGYSAVRMARLLLPGARLLTIEFNPDYAAITQRMVEFAGLQDKVTVVLGASQDIIPQLKMKYDVDTLDMVFLDHWKDRYLPDMLLLEECGLLREGTVLLADNVIYPGAPDFLEYVRGNNRFECSHFSSYLEYSKVVDGLEKVVYKGLSGPARP; encoded by the exons ATGCTGGAGGCCCCGTCCCTGCTGCTGGTCGCTGGTGGCGTAGGCCTGGCCCTGCTCGCGCTGCGGTGGCTGGCCACAACGGACCTGCAGTTCTTCGGCTGGGCCTTTATCGGCTGGAACGAGTTCATCATGAAGCCCATCCGCAACCTCCTCATGGGCAGCAGCAAGGAGCAGCGCATCCTGCAGCACGTGCTGCAGCACGCGGTGGCCGGGGACCCGCAGAGCGTGGTGGCCGCCATCGACAGCTACAGCTTGGAGAAGGAGTGGGCCATGCACGTGGGCGAGAAGAaag GCCAGATCGTGGACAGGGTGCTGAGGGAACAGCAGCCGTCCGTACTGCTGGAGCTGGGCGCCTACTGCGGCTACTCGGCGGTGCGAATGGCCCGCCTGCTGCTGCCCGGCGCCCGGCTGCTCACCATCGAGTTCAATCCCGACTATGCCGCCATCACCCAGCGGATGGTGGAGTTTGCAGGCCTGCAGGACAAG GTCACCGTTGTTCTTGGAGCATCCCAGGACATCATCCCCCAGCTGAAGATGAAATATGATGTGGACACCCTGGACATGGTCTTTCTCGACCACTGGAAGGACCGCTACCTGCCGGACATGCTTCTCCTGGAG GAGTGCGGCCTGCTGCGGGAGGGGACAGTGTTGCTGGCTGACAACGTCATCTACCCTGGGGCGCCCGACTTTCTGGAGTACGTGCGCGGGAACAACCGCTTCGAATGTTCGCACTTCAGCTCGTACCTGGAGTACTCCAAGGTGGTGGACGGCTTGGAGAAGGTCGTCTACAAGGGCCTGAGCGGCCCTGCTCGGCCCTGA